TGTGCAAAATTTGAGTGGAAATAGTCAATGGAAACTTACCACTGCATGATTGCCTGCTCTGGAATGGCTGCTAGTTGAAATTCCGGCCTGTGTATTAGCATCGGGTCCTTTTCCCTGCAAGGTATCATATCAGTCGTGTGTTTGAGGTCACTACATAACTGTTGAGCAAATCAGAAGGGACCTGAAGCATAGTTCAGAtaacatatatgcatatagATACCTGCTCCGGAGGGACGAACCCATCTTTATTATCCTCAGTATCAGGCCCAGTCAAAAAAGACGTATAAGAATCAGAATTTTCTGTGTTCCAAGAACAGTCCTTGTATCTAATGGGTGTATCTGTCATGGGAAAATTATTTGGGGAGTTCCCGTTTGAGAAGTCACGATTCTCTGAAATAGTTTTCACCTTACTTGGATCAGGAAATGGGAACTCAGCGTCAGactttagagcatccccaGGCCCGCCTATATAAACTGCTGATGATAACCAACTCAACTCATCTTCTTTACACACCCCAAGGCCCAACGTTGAATCGCTTCTGAAATGTCATGTGTATAAGtgaaaagaatataaaaacattGAAATATGTGCGCAGAAACGGATCATGGTTACCTAAATATCCTGTCGATATCATCAAAGTTCTCTATTTCAGACCAACCACCATACAGGAGATCACTAGAATCTTTGTTCTGAGCGTGTTCAAAGAAACTATGATCATTGCCAGTATGATTTACATCACCAATCGGAAAACTGAATGGGCTGTCATCAACTAGACTGGGGTTTTCATTGAGAATCACATCGTGCTTAAGCAGTTCACTACTATTTAAGTCACTATTGTTGCTCTTCAAGCCATGAGGCAACGGCGCGGTACTATCACAAGCTAAACTTGATGCTTCTTTGTGCAGTTCATTGTCTGATCCAGAAATGAATGGACCACTGGGAGACCATGAATTGTTCTCCAACATAGTATTATTCAGAGGTGAAATTTCACTCTTCTCCATTCTATGATCACCATAATTAGTGGCAGATCCTCCAGTTTTATTCGAAACGTTAGCTACTTCACAGCGGCATCTCTTGTTGTTTTCTCCTAGGGTGAGATGATCAGTAGGCCTCTTGGAACGATGATGGGGCACTGTACAATCATCATCCAGGAAGAAATCATCCCAAGCGATGTCTACACACTGTACCAGCAGTTACAGAATTTTAGCTGTAATAACTGCAGAAAATACTTCCATTTGATGAGTGGAAGGTACAATAACTGATCATTGAAGAAGATAGAGAACAAAAACTTACCTCATGCGTGAACAAGTCTGACATTCCTTGAATCCTCAGCCTGCAGTCAGACCGTATGttgttttcttcatatttaGTTCCGAATCTTCCCTTTCCCTCCATCAAAGAACCCGCAAAAACAATGAAACTAAATTATTAGAATTCACTTCTCGAAACTTCAAATTGTGTGCCTGATTCCCAAAACAGATAAAAGGATATACCAAAACAAGAAAGGAACgaatatcaacaaattaaaccaagaaaaatgaattccAACTGAACAAGTTCATCCGTTTCCTAGCATCGGGAATCACATAACAGAGAACGAAAAACAGAGTGCATACAAGAACAAAATGAAGTCAATTATGAAGTCACTAGActgaaattttctaaatatataaaaaaacagcTGAATCAAACAAAAACTCATCACCAAGTTTCAATCTCCTCACTTTCGATTTCAATTTCTTAGCAGCTCTATTACAGAGTAGATCCACCAATCcaaatcaacaacaaattaaaacatgcTATGCAGCtaataacaaacaaataaactgAAACAAACAAACAGTCATCACCAAGCAAGCTCCGATCAGCTCCTTTTCGATTTCAATTTCTTGGCAGCTCTATTTACAAAGTGGATCCACCAATCcaaatcaacaacaacaaaactGAACAAATTAAAGTATGATCCGCAGCTAACTAGTGCTCAGTCTACATAAACTCACCGCAAAATCAAGCTGTAAAACCCAAGTATGAAGAAATCCTGGCTTCGCAAAATCTGTCCAGCAACCCTAACTGTGGTTGTCAATCGAGGAAGTTCTAGAGAGAGAGCAAAAGAGGGGTTTGCAGAAAAATTTGTCGCATCGaaaattgggggaaaaaatGTTAGTTATTCGGCAAGTTGGgttaaattaaagaaaatggagAGCCAGTAAAGCACCACGTGGCAGAGGAGGGGCGGTTGGAAATCGGAGTATCGGAACTCGTGGTTGAGAGAGGTGTTAGAGATACGATCAGTTTCTGCGTTCTGATTGGTCCAATGGCCGCGAGGGGAATTGTGCGGAGGGCACGTGTCAGTGGAGCCAGTGCGGGTGGGCCACGTGCCATTGACTCTTGACATATGGATTGGACCATCATGGCTTGCTTGTTTTACTGTGACACTTggtccacttttttatttttctttttcaataaattatgattatcATGTTAATGATTgctatgaatttaattttatatagattgaaattgaaatttcgaTGTGGAGTAAAAACAGACTATCACATGTTCGGGCTCTCTAGTGTATTTAGAATTTAGATCATTTAACTTTTTCTATACCAATGAGACTTGATTATTTCTGGATTCGGAAATGCCTAttgaattttgttatatattggTGGAATGAGATCCGTCACAAAAAATGTTGAGTcgtatttcctttttagattCCAACTAAAttaagttattttcttttttaataaaaataaaatattcagtcacttttattttattttatcacctactttactcttcATTTAtctttcaacacaatttcttaatcttcttatccaaaaattttgactcaacttaattggaatggagggagtactaattaaaactaattgggaatgcaatatatttttccaaattatagttttgcatatcaattttgaaatccGCATGTAAATTACTAAATTGCAAATAATCAAGATTTTAGTGTTGACATAGCTTTGATAACATTCTCACGTGACACTATCAAACGATAACTAAAATCCCATTACATTATAGGCCGCAATCTAAccataatttcatttgttagaTCGTCAAATTATGTCAAAGTTTTTCATATGTTCTAAAATCTTTAACAAATTGATATATTGAGTATAAAATCAGAACAAAGAGGTGCAAAATGTTGAttcaatcataaataaaaccaACAAAGTTGATGTCAAattttgctcacccctacTCCAAGCAATAGGGGTTGAAGGTAGTCCACTCATCACGAATCCAAACGCATATGCCAAAAGTTTTACAAGCATAAATATGCTGCATTGGCAAAACAAGGATCCCACAAAAGTATTTTAATCTCTTGCATGAATAGTACAAGTCGTTATTCCTATTCTTTCACTGAGATAAAGATTGATGCGATTTCACATCTTCATattgtaagaaaaatatttgattctTAGTATTTCAGAATCTCAACGATACGACATTACCTTGGAATTCGAATGCACGAGATCTTGACAGCTGGCGCGAA
The genomic region above belongs to Salvia hispanica cultivar TCC Black 2014 chromosome 3, UniMelb_Shisp_WGS_1.0, whole genome shotgun sequence and contains:
- the LOC125212048 gene encoding protein LNK1-like isoform X1, giving the protein MEGKGRFGTKYEENNIRSDCRLRIQGMSDLFTHECVDIAWDDFFLDDDCTVPHHRSKRPTDHLTLGENNKRCRCEVANVSNKTGGSATNYGDHRMEKSEISPLNNTMLENNSWSPSGPFISGSDNELHKEASSLACDSTAPLPHGLKSNNSDLNSSELLKHDVILNENPSLVDDSPFSFPIGDVNHTGNDHSFFEHAQNKDSSDLLYGGWSEIENFDDIDRIFRSDSTLGLGVCKEDELSWLSSAVYIGGPGDALKSDAEFPFPDPSKVKTISENRDFSNGNSPNNFPMTDTPIRYKDCSWNTENSDSYTSFLTGPDTEDNKDGFVPPEQGKGPDANTQAGISTSSHSRAGNHAVTSEHKKQIKLQSQSEGKVHYLENGLPQISDLQKEIMKPYSGLTSDEALIHMHQQSHTPASDSGSCLENPISSIHIKDSHVSDPSSVNLEQSMVKSETSDLASISSRESHLASGQLQYMDGFPGPPFKEPALVECGRREKLENCRGNLPVELASLRNGSVAMQATISDPGLVGKYENHCDLQGASSVTATEMGSSNMQESSTNVPDLDDISLEAASFRQLQLVIKQMDLRTKLCIKDSLYRLAQSAEQRRRNPNLNDSFGDERDACGASEAEGTNRCTSYMDIETDTNPIDRSVAHLLFHRPADSSTTPARSSFSFKSPSVVNGSTASLPVSSDSSASKEKVSEV